The following coding sequences lie in one Peribacillus frigoritolerans genomic window:
- a CDS encoding FCD domain-containing protein has translation MTEEELKKLEWATDKLQLAINSNDRIAASRANIEFHRLLYSYWRIPFSKKLPIHYGFLFEFPFYRPVMRMLLWLIYLGMRNDTTITYKAMVEVPFPPIALYAFYGFTFSKLIS, from the coding sequence ATTACGGAGGAGGAATTAAAAAAACTGGAATGGGCAACGGATAAACTGCAACTGGCAATTAATAGTAATGACCGAATAGCGGCAAGCCGTGCAAACATTGAATTTCACCGCTTATTATATTCCTACTGGAGAATACCTTTCTCCAAAAAACTACCGATTCATTATGGTTTTCTTTTTGAATTTCCTTTTTACCGGCCCGTAATGAGGATGTTACTATGGTTGATATATCTTGGTATGAGGAACGACACAACGATCACTTACAAGGCCATGGTTGAAGTCCCCTTTCCGCCCATTGCCTTGTATGCTTTTTACGGTTTCACTTTTAGTAAGTTAATCAGCTGA
- a CDS encoding D-cysteine desulfhydrase: MNLAQFPRKRYTPTYTPIERLDHFSDVLGGPSIYVKRDDMLGLTAGGNKTRKLEFLVADALEKGADTLITCGGIQSNHCRLTLAAAVKEKMNCILVLEEGLSKNSEPDFNGNYFLYHLLGADQIIVVPNGSDLMQEMQKVAKEVTEKGHRPYIIPVGGSNVIGATGYVACAQEILAQSFEQGIDLKAVICVSGSGGMHAGLVAGFHGNQSGVSVIGINVSRGKAEQEAKVFQLVKETLTHIGIPASIPREAVTCFDEYVGPGYALPTPEMVEAVKLMARTEGILLDPVYTGKAAAGLIDLIQKGIFKPDDNILFVHSGGASSLYANTSLFN, translated from the coding sequence ATGAATTTAGCACAATTTCCTAGAAAGCGATATACACCGACATATACACCAATTGAGAGGTTAGATCATTTTTCTGATGTTCTTGGTGGACCATCCATTTACGTTAAACGTGATGATATGCTTGGTTTGACGGCTGGGGGAAATAAAACAAGAAAACTGGAATTCCTTGTTGCCGATGCATTGGAAAAAGGCGCGGATACGTTGATTACATGTGGAGGCATTCAGTCAAATCATTGCCGCTTGACACTGGCTGCTGCGGTTAAAGAGAAAATGAATTGCATCCTAGTTTTGGAAGAGGGACTTTCGAAAAATTCAGAGCCGGATTTTAACGGTAACTATTTTCTCTATCATTTATTGGGGGCTGACCAAATTATAGTTGTACCTAATGGATCGGACTTAATGCAAGAAATGCAGAAAGTGGCTAAAGAGGTAACAGAGAAAGGACACCGACCTTACATCATTCCGGTTGGGGGATCCAATGTCATTGGTGCAACCGGATATGTTGCATGCGCTCAGGAGATCTTGGCACAGTCCTTTGAGCAAGGGATTGATTTGAAAGCAGTTATTTGTGTAAGCGGCAGTGGGGGAATGCATGCTGGCTTGGTGGCAGGATTTCATGGAAATCAAAGTGGAGTATCAGTAATTGGAATAAACGTAAGCAGAGGAAAAGCGGAACAAGAAGCGAAAGTTTTTCAGCTTGTTAAAGAAACCTTAACCCATATCGGCATTCCAGCTTCTATTCCTCGTGAAGCTGTTACGTGTTTTGATGAATATGTCGGGCCGGGTTATGCTTTGCCTACACCTGAAATGGTGGAAGCAGTCAAGCTCATGGCAAGAACAGAAGGGATATTGCTGGATCCGGTATATACGGGTAAAGCGGCAGCGGGACTGATTGATTTGATCCAAAAAGGCATATTTAAGCCGGATGATAACATCTTATTTGTTCACTCTGGTGGTGCTTCATCTTTATATGCCAATACTTCTCTATTTAATTGA
- a CDS encoding amidohydrolase family protein — protein MQNKLSIGRAVTRFDSSGEMVWHPHECITLSEALKAYTAGSAYGAFRDEELGTLEVGKLADIIVLERNLFEVPTEEIPNTKVQLTIVDGKVVFDHTTTLIEK, from the coding sequence ATGCAAAATAAGCTTAGTATAGGTCGTGCAGTAACGAGATTCGACAGCAGCGGTGAAATGGTATGGCATCCACATGAGTGCATCACACTGTCCGAAGCATTGAAAGCTTATACAGCCGGATCCGCTTATGGTGCTTTTAGAGATGAGGAATTGGGTACATTAGAAGTAGGAAAACTTGCTGATATCATAGTATTAGAACGAAATCTCTTTGAAGTACCAACAGAAGAAATTCCTAATACAAAGGTACAGCTAACGATCGTTGATGGAAAAGTTGTTTTTGATCATACGACGACTTTAATCGAAAAGTAA